The following coding sequences lie in one Deltaproteobacteria bacterium genomic window:
- a CDS encoding DEAD/DEAH box helicase produces the protein MIDETDIQALSPRAEKPEFLTNSKFEDFDLPDEILTGLKEAGYTYCTPIQAQVLPISLTGRDVAGQAQTGTGKTAAFLVTIFSRLLGSKSRKNGLPSALIVAPTRELALQIYEDARLIGRHTGLSLAQVVGGIDYRKQAERLIEGPDIVICTPGRIIDYLKQGIFKTGGIKILVVDEADRLFDLGFTKDMRYILRRLPHYEKRQSMLFSATLSHRVLALTYDYMNLPEFISVLPENITVDGIEQCLFHVGSDQKLSLLLGLLEQEDWTRVLIFSNTKADVEFLSGKLKGNGLPAEGITGDLPQPKRLRLMERFKTGKTKILVATDVASRGIHVEDISHVINYDLPQDPENYTHRIGRTARAGKTGKAFSFACENCVYYLEPIEKMLGEKIPVTWPDDDWFKEDQAAQVPSRVRGRKSRVLKGRRGSGKKSGRRQDSRKIAKGKESRGIFGLAPKPAVDTEKVHQKKKRGGRRKKADLSIDDRFDSATGQTSSPTP, from the coding sequence ATGATTGATGAAACTGATATACAGGCACTCAGCCCCAGGGCGGAAAAGCCGGAATTTTTAACCAACAGCAAGTTCGAGGATTTCGATTTGCCCGATGAAATCCTGACCGGCCTGAAAGAGGCCGGTTATACATACTGCACGCCTATACAAGCCCAAGTACTGCCCATTTCTCTTACGGGCAGGGACGTTGCTGGCCAGGCCCAAACCGGAACCGGCAAGACCGCAGCCTTTCTGGTTACAATTTTCAGCCGATTGTTGGGCTCAAAATCCAGGAAAAACGGGCTGCCTTCAGCTCTGATCGTCGCTCCTACCCGCGAACTGGCATTACAGATATATGAGGATGCACGCTTAATCGGGCGGCACACGGGCTTGAGTCTGGCCCAGGTGGTTGGTGGAATCGATTACAGAAAACAGGCAGAAAGGCTTATCGAGGGGCCGGATATCGTGATCTGCACTCCCGGCCGCATCATCGATTATCTCAAACAAGGGATCTTTAAGACAGGTGGGATAAAAATCCTTGTAGTGGACGAGGCGGACCGCCTCTTTGACCTGGGATTCACCAAGGACATGCGCTATATCCTCCGGCGACTCCCCCATTACGAGAAAAGGCAATCCATGCTCTTTTCCGCAACCCTTTCCCACCGGGTCCTCGCCCTGACTTACGACTACATGAACCTTCCGGAGTTTATCTCGGTGCTGCCGGAAAACATCACTGTAGACGGAATCGAACAATGCCTGTTCCACGTGGGATCGGACCAGAAACTTTCCCTGCTTCTTGGACTATTGGAGCAGGAAGACTGGACCCGGGTGCTCATTTTCTCCAATACCAAGGCGGACGTCGAATTCCTCTCCGGGAAGCTCAAGGGAAACGGACTTCCTGCCGAGGGCATCACCGGGGATCTGCCCCAGCCGAAGAGGCTCAGGCTTATGGAACGCTTTAAGACGGGAAAGACAAAAATCCTGGTCGCAACGGACGTGGCTTCAAGGGGCATCCACGTGGAAGACATCAGCCATGTCATCAACTACGACCTCCCCCAGGACCCCGAAAACTATACCCACAGGATCGGGCGAACGGCCCGGGCAGGAAAGACAGGGAAAGCCTTTTCCTTTGCATGCGAGAATTGCGTCTACTACCTCGAACCCATCGAGAAGATGCTCGGGGAAAAGATTCCCGTAACTTGGCCGGATGACGACTGGTTCAAGGAGGACCAGGCCGCCCAAGTCCCGTCCCGGGTTCGAGGGAGGAAATCAAGGGTATTGAAGGGTCGCCGCGGGTCCGGGAAAAAGTCGGGAAGGAGGCAGGATTCCAGGAAAATCGCCAAGGGCAAGGAGTCCAGAGGAATATTCGGTCTGGCGCCCAAGCCGGCCGTCGATACGGAGAAGGTGCACCAAAAGAAGAAACGGGGCGGCCGACGCAAAAAGGCCGATCTCTCAATCGACGACCGGTTCGATTCGGCTACCGGGCAGACATCTTCCCCCACACCCTGA
- the guaB gene encoding IMP dehydrogenase — translation MDRKEIKRGYTFDDLLLVPAESSVLPSEVDVRTRLTRKIKLNIPIVSAAMDTVTESETAITIARQGGLGFIHKNMSIEQQALEVEKVKKSESGMIVDPITIEPDRKIYEVLDIMRKYRISGVPVVKEGNLVGIITNRDLRFETNLEQPVEAVMTKENLATAKVGITLEESKAILHQRRIEKLLVVDDEGKLRGLITIKDIEKIRKYPNSCKDELGRLRVGAAVGIDTDTEERVERLVAANVDVVVVDTAHGHSLGVIRAVEMIKKKFPALELVAGNVATAEGTRRLIEAGVDAVKVGVGPGSICTTRVVAGVGVPQLSAIMDCAEEAAKWDIPIIGDGGIKYSGDITKAIAGGADCVMIGSLFAGTEESPGETILYQGRTYKVYRGMGSIEAMKEGSRDRYFQGRIEQEKKLVPEGIVGRVPYRGPLGETVYQLVGGLRAGMGYLGCRNIQELHTKPTFVAITPAGLRESHVHDVIIIKEAPNYMLE, via the coding sequence ATGGACAGGAAAGAAATCAAACGAGGATATACCTTTGACGACTTGCTCCTTGTACCTGCCGAGTCTTCTGTGTTGCCTTCCGAAGTGGATGTCAGAACACGTCTTACCAGAAAGATCAAGTTGAATATCCCCATCGTGAGTGCAGCCATGGACACGGTCACGGAATCGGAAACGGCTATCACGATTGCACGACAGGGGGGCTTGGGTTTCATTCATAAAAACATGAGCATTGAGCAGCAGGCCCTGGAGGTCGAAAAGGTCAAAAAGTCGGAAAGCGGCATGATCGTCGACCCTATCACCATCGAGCCGGATCGAAAGATCTATGAGGTCCTGGACATCATGCGCAAGTACAGGATCTCGGGGGTCCCGGTGGTTAAAGAAGGCAACCTGGTGGGGATCATCACCAACAGGGACTTGAGATTCGAAACGAACCTGGAGCAGCCGGTCGAGGCGGTCATGACCAAGGAGAACCTGGCCACCGCCAAGGTCGGTATCACCCTGGAAGAGTCCAAAGCCATCCTTCACCAGAGGCGCATTGAAAAGCTGCTGGTGGTGGATGATGAAGGTAAGCTCCGGGGGCTCATCACCATCAAGGACATAGAGAAGATCAGGAAGTATCCTAACTCCTGCAAGGACGAACTGGGACGCCTGAGGGTTGGAGCGGCGGTGGGGATCGACACGGACACGGAGGAACGCGTGGAGCGGCTCGTTGCCGCCAACGTTGACGTGGTGGTGGTGGATACGGCCCATGGGCATTCCCTCGGCGTCATTCGGGCGGTTGAAATGATCAAGAAGAAATTCCCCGCCCTGGAACTGGTCGCAGGGAACGTGGCGACGGCCGAAGGTACGCGGCGCCTGATCGAGGCCGGGGTCGACGCCGTCAAGGTGGGGGTAGGCCCCGGATCAATTTGCACCACTCGGGTGGTGGCGGGTGTGGGCGTGCCCCAGCTTTCCGCAATCATGGACTGTGCGGAGGAGGCCGCCAAGTGGGATATCCCCATCATCGGAGACGGCGGTATTAAGTATTCGGGGGACATCACCAAAGCGATCGCAGGGGGGGCGGATTGTGTAATGATCGGAAGCCTGTTCGCGGGGACCGAGGAGAGCCCGGGAGAGACCATTCTCTACCAGGGACGGACTTACAAGGTCTACCGCGGCATGGGCTCCATCGAGGCCATGAAGGAAGGGAGTAGGGACCGCTATTTCCAGGGCAGGATCGAGCAGGAAAAGAAGCTTGTTCCCGAGGGTATCGTGGGCCGGGTCCCTTACCGGGGTCCTCTGGGAGAAACGGTCTATCAGCTCGTCGGGGGCCTGAGGGCCGGCATGGGATACCTGGGTTGCCGCAACATCCAGGAACTCCATACCAAGCCCACCTTTGTGGCCATCACACCGGCGGGCCTCCGGGAAAGCCATGTCCATGACGTGATCATCATCAAAGAGGCCCCAAACTACATGCTGGAATAA
- a CDS encoding response regulator: MERENTPNENILVVDDDPFIRDLLREALEREGYRPEVSGDAEDALARSARKTFALAFVDINLPGMSGLDLAAEMKERNPVCEIVFITGSGSLENALRAIKIGAYDYLRKPFSLNDFLLCLKRFQERQLLRERIRSAERRYFRLVQNIPLIIYVLRGDFGLDFVSDAVLEILGYRPEEIVNRPGWLLERVPESERERLKAAFQAAFERGAPVSLECRLLRSGGDTVHVLLKSIPGPGGKSRLPHAFLEGFILDITDRVILEKTLIQREKLETLGAISAEVAHEIRNPLVSIGGFARRLKQKYPTLGECDVILRESQRLESILSRITNYLRPVEIHPQKCSINGILQECLERKRPQLEERGLGLRLEFQDSLPLVFLDPEILTQVFVNLIQSALESMDRSEELTITTSREAGEIHVRIKGRFRSPGTPDDKTIFMPFSVESSRGGVPLSYRLVKDIGGILYVREENGHRVFTVSLPLVDTRTGQV; this comes from the coding sequence ATGGAAAGGGAAAACACCCCAAATGAAAATATCCTGGTGGTGGACGATGATCCCTTCATCCGCGACCTCCTTAGGGAGGCACTGGAGAGGGAGGGTTATCGTCCGGAGGTTTCGGGGGATGCGGAGGACGCCCTTGCCAGGTCTGCCCGAAAGACGTTTGCCCTTGCCTTCGTGGACATCAACTTGCCCGGAATGAGCGGCCTTGACCTGGCTGCAGAGATGAAGGAACGGAACCCGGTTTGCGAGATTGTCTTTATCACGGGCTCGGGTTCCCTTGAAAACGCCCTCAGGGCTATCAAGATCGGGGCCTATGATTATCTCCGGAAGCCCTTCAGCCTGAACGATTTCCTTCTCTGCCTCAAGCGATTCCAGGAAAGGCAACTTCTCCGGGAACGGATCCGGTCGGCGGAGAGACGATATTTTCGACTGGTTCAGAATATTCCCCTGATCATTTACGTGCTTCGGGGGGATTTCGGGCTGGACTTCGTAAGCGATGCAGTTTTGGAGATTCTGGGGTACCGGCCGGAAGAGATTGTAAACCGGCCGGGGTGGCTCCTTGAACGGGTTCCCGAATCGGAGCGCGAACGACTAAAGGCCGCATTTCAGGCGGCCTTTGAAAGGGGCGCTCCCGTATCCCTGGAGTGCAGGCTTCTCCGCTCTGGAGGGGATACTGTCCACGTCCTGCTGAAATCCATCCCAGGCCCCGGCGGGAAGTCCAGGCTTCCACACGCATTTCTGGAAGGATTCATTCTGGATATCACGGACCGCGTCATCCTGGAAAAGACCCTCATTCAGAGAGAGAAGCTTGAGACCCTGGGGGCCATTTCAGCCGAAGTCGCCCACGAGATCAGAAACCCTCTGGTTTCGATCGGAGGCTTTGCCCGGCGTCTCAAGCAGAAATACCCGACGCTTGGAGAGTGTGACGTGATCCTGAGGGAATCCCAGAGGCTTGAGAGTATCCTTTCGAGAATCACCAATTATCTCAGACCGGTGGAAATCCATCCTCAGAAATGCTCTATCAATGGAATCCTGCAAGAGTGCCTGGAACGGAAGCGCCCTCAACTGGAGGAACGGGGGCTCGGTTTGCGGCTGGAATTCCAGGATTCCTTGCCCCTTGTCTTCCTGGATCCCGAGATTTTGACCCAGGTCTTTGTAAATCTCATACAGAGCGCCCTTGAATCCATGGATCGATCGGAAGAACTGACGATCACGACCTCCCGTGAGGCCGGGGAGATCCATGTCCGTATCAAGGGCAGGTTCCGGAGTCCCGGGACCCCCGATGACAAGACCATTTTCATGCCCTTTTCCGTGGAATCGTCAAGGGGTGGAGTGCCTTTGTCATATCGCCTGGTCAAGGATATCGGCGGGATCCTTTATGTAAGGGAGGAAAACGGCCACCGGGTATTCACGGTTTCTCTCCCGCTCGTGGATACCCGAACCGGTCAGGTCTGA
- the guaA gene encoding glutamine-hydrolyzing GMP synthase — protein MEKDIYKQKILILDFGSQYTQLIARRVREAQVYCEIHPFNLPLDEVKAFSPRGIILSGGPSSIYDQEAPMADPGVLDLGVPVLGICYGMQYITHILGGVVAKALDREYGSASVTIRNDHDLFHGFQVGSEETVWMSHGDRIDRLPEGFTVLADTSNSPVAAMVHSGKRLFGVQFHPEVIHTPKGMRILKNFLFRICGCEPLWTMSSFVERTIEDVRERVGEGRVICGISGGVDSTITAVLLHKAIGRQLSCIFVDNGVLRRGESDEVMELFQEHYHMDVHLVDASAHFLRCLKGVTDPEQKRKIIGREFIKVFERKAKELGQARYLAQGTLYPDVIESVSFKGPSATIKSHHNVGGLPEVMKLELIEPLRELFKDEVRQVGFELGIPREMVMRQPFPGPGLAVRILGEVTPERLEVLRSADAILLEEIRKEGLYEKVWQSFAVLLPVKTVGVMGDERTYENVIALRIVDSQDAMTADWTRVPYSVLAGISNRIINNVRGVNRVVYDISSKPPSTIEWE, from the coding sequence ATGGAAAAAGATATTTACAAACAAAAAATTTTGATCCTGGATTTCGGGTCCCAGTACACCCAGTTGATTGCACGAAGGGTCCGGGAGGCCCAGGTCTATTGCGAGATCCATCCCTTCAACCTCCCGCTGGACGAGGTGAAGGCCTTTTCTCCGCGGGGGATCATCCTATCCGGGGGGCCTTCGAGCATCTACGATCAGGAGGCGCCCATGGCCGATCCGGGAGTGCTGGATCTGGGGGTCCCGGTACTGGGGATCTGTTACGGGATGCAGTATATCACCCACATACTGGGTGGAGTCGTGGCCAAGGCCCTGGATCGGGAATATGGCAGTGCCTCGGTCACGATCCGCAATGACCACGACCTGTTCCACGGTTTTCAGGTCGGCTCGGAAGAGACGGTCTGGATGAGTCACGGGGATCGCATCGACCGCCTGCCCGAGGGCTTCACCGTACTGGCGGATACGTCGAACAGTCCAGTGGCCGCCATGGTCCATTCCGGGAAAAGGCTCTTCGGAGTCCAGTTTCACCCGGAGGTCATACACACTCCCAAGGGAATGCGTATTTTGAAAAACTTCCTTTTCAGGATCTGTGGTTGCGAACCCCTTTGGACCATGAGTTCCTTTGTGGAAAGAACCATTGAGGATGTACGTGAAAGGGTGGGAGAAGGCCGGGTGATCTGCGGTATCTCAGGAGGAGTGGACTCCACCATCACCGCCGTGTTGTTGCACAAGGCCATCGGGCGGCAGCTTTCCTGCATCTTTGTGGACAACGGGGTGCTTCGGCGGGGCGAGAGCGACGAGGTGATGGAACTCTTCCAGGAGCATTACCACATGGATGTCCACCTGGTGGATGCCTCCGCCCATTTCCTCAGATGCCTCAAGGGTGTCACGGATCCCGAGCAGAAGAGAAAGATCATCGGCAGGGAATTTATCAAGGTCTTCGAGAGGAAGGCCAAGGAACTGGGCCAGGCCCGATATCTGGCCCAAGGAACCCTGTATCCTGATGTAATCGAGAGCGTCTCATTCAAAGGCCCTTCGGCTACGATCAAGAGTCACCACAATGTGGGAGGATTGCCGGAGGTGATGAAACTGGAACTCATCGAGCCCCTTCGGGAACTGTTTAAGGATGAGGTCCGGCAGGTGGGGTTTGAATTGGGCATCCCTCGGGAAATGGTGATGCGGCAGCCTTTCCCTGGGCCGGGACTCGCCGTGAGAATCCTGGGAGAGGTGACGCCCGAACGGTTGGAAGTCTTGAGATCGGCCGATGCCATCCTGCTGGAGGAGATCCGGAAGGAGGGACTTTACGAGAAGGTGTGGCAATCTTTCGCCGTGCTTTTGCCGGTCAAGACCGTAGGTGTGATGGGGGACGAGCGGACCTATGAAAACGTCATCGCCTTGCGGATCGTGGACAGCCAAGATGCCATGACCGCGGATTGGACCCGGGTCCCTTACTCTGTGCTTGCCGGGATCTCAAACCGGATCATCAACAACGTCCGGGGTGTCAACCGGGTCGTGTACGATATCTCTTCCAAGCCGCCCAGCACGATAGAGTGGGAGTAA
- a CDS encoding helix-turn-helix transcriptional regulator, translating into MHPDMRTITREVLLAFWKVHILHHAGEKGVVGQWMLQELRRHGYDISPGTLYPLLQRMERNGWLRAVVDPGAGPRGRKMYFLTGKGRDVLAFLRDRVEELWEEVRDEEPE; encoded by the coding sequence ATGCATCCAGATATGAGAACCATTACCAGGGAAGTTTTGTTGGCTTTCTGGAAGGTACACATATTGCACCATGCCGGAGAAAAGGGCGTGGTGGGCCAGTGGATGCTCCAGGAGCTTCGGAGACACGGCTATGATATCAGCCCCGGGACCTTGTATCCATTGCTCCAGCGGATGGAACGGAACGGTTGGCTGAGGGCGGTGGTAGATCCGGGGGCGGGACCGCGGGGCAGGAAAATGTATTTTTTGACGGGAAAAGGAAGAGATGTACTCGCTTTCCTCCGGGACCGGGTCGAAGAATTGTGGGAAGAAGTTAGAGATGAAGAGCCCGAGTGA